A genomic stretch from Kribbella amoyensis includes:
- a CDS encoding YciI family protein has translation MAIFVVQLRFTDTDTDRRLQVRPAHREYLTALKEAGKLVTAGPFEDQTGALLVYDVADEAELREILAKDPYTPADVYELVTLKEWQPLFPLG, from the coding sequence ATGGCAATCTTCGTGGTCCAGCTCCGGTTCACCGACACCGACACCGACCGCCGCCTGCAGGTGCGGCCGGCCCACCGCGAGTACCTCACCGCGCTGAAGGAGGCCGGCAAGCTCGTCACGGCCGGCCCGTTCGAGGACCAGACCGGCGCGCTGCTGGTGTACGACGTGGCCGACGAGGCCGAGCTGCGCGAGATCCTCGCCAAGGACCCGTACACCCCGGCCGACGTATACGAGCTCGTCACCCTCAAGGAGTGGCAGCCGCTCTTCCCGCTCGGCTGA